A window of Oncorhynchus tshawytscha isolate Ot180627B linkage group LG10, Otsh_v2.0, whole genome shotgun sequence contains these coding sequences:
- the si:dkey-97a13.12 gene encoding CD2-associated protein isoform X1, which yields MQKIYVQSDGHFEVFTTVFSPQACRARTRYRPREAVKVVAAVNYRPQWPDELQLCQGDIIQVLFRDEPSWWFGRLQNGAEGYFPTACVTRLNQSDDHEPVNANPSSLQSSSKDAAPDAPCGCTSGRSTPKVPRHEKESLFRALGHEASSKSGSAHSSPSLLHRVLSKGHRRKIDAQGLGDVNCSINVAFEPD from the exons ATGCAGAAGATCTACGTGCAGAGTGATGGGCACTTTGAGGTATTCACCACTGTCTTCTCCCCACAAG CTTGTAGAGCAAGAACAAGATACAGGCCTAGGGAAGCAGTGAAG GTAGTAGCAGCAGTCAACTATAGGCCTCAATGGCCAGATGAACttcaactctgtcagggtgacatCATCCAAGTTCTCTTCAGAGATGAGCCCTCGTGGTGGTTCGGGCGTCTACAGAACGGGGCAGAGGGGTACTTTCCAACCGCATGTGTGACCAGACTGAACCAG AGTGATGATCATGAGCCAGTGAATGCCAATCCAAGCTCGTTACAGAGTTCATCCAAGGATGCAGCTCCTGATGCCCCCTGTGGCTGCACAAG CGGTCGTAGTACTCCAAAGGTCCCCAGGCATGAGAAAGAGAGTCTCTTCCGGGCCCTGGGACACGAGGCCTCCTCAAAGTCAGGCTCGGCCCACAGCTCCCCCAGCCTGTTGCACCGTGTGCTGTCCAAGGGCCACCGGAGGAAGATTGACGCCCAGGGACTGGGAGATGTAAATTGCTCCATCAATGTAGCATTTGAACCTGACTGA
- the si:dkey-97a13.12 gene encoding CD2-associated protein isoform X2 codes for MGTLRYSPLSSPHKVVAAVNYRPQWPDELQLCQGDIIQVLFRDEPSWWFGRLQNGAEGYFPTACVTRLNQSDDHEPVNANPSSLQSSSKDAAPDAPCGCTSGRSTPKVPRHEKESLFRALGHEASSKSGSAHSSPSLLHRVLSKGHRRKIDAQGLGDVNCSINVAFEPD; via the exons ATGGGCACTTTGAGGTATTCACCACTGTCTTCTCCCCACAAG GTAGTAGCAGCAGTCAACTATAGGCCTCAATGGCCAGATGAACttcaactctgtcagggtgacatCATCCAAGTTCTCTTCAGAGATGAGCCCTCGTGGTGGTTCGGGCGTCTACAGAACGGGGCAGAGGGGTACTTTCCAACCGCATGTGTGACCAGACTGAACCAG AGTGATGATCATGAGCCAGTGAATGCCAATCCAAGCTCGTTACAGAGTTCATCCAAGGATGCAGCTCCTGATGCCCCCTGTGGCTGCACAAG CGGTCGTAGTACTCCAAAGGTCCCCAGGCATGAGAAAGAGAGTCTCTTCCGGGCCCTGGGACACGAGGCCTCCTCAAAGTCAGGCTCGGCCCACAGCTCCCCCAGCCTGTTGCACCGTGTGCTGTCCAAGGGCCACCGGAGGAAGATTGACGCCCAGGGACTGGGAGATGTAAATTGCTCCATCAATGTAGCATTTGAACCTGACTGA